Within Candidatus Zixiibacteriota bacterium, the genomic segment CCAGGCCGGGGTGCGCACAGGGAGAATTCACTCCGCAGTTTCACCCTACTCTGCAGGTCGTTCCTCTCAACAGTGAGATTCGCATAGATGGTGATTTGAGCGACTCCGGATGGGAACATGCCGCCGTGGCCGCAAATTTCTCCGAGACCAACCCCGGCGACCAGATCAAACCGCCCGTGGAATCCAAAGCGCTGATAACGTATGACCGCAACAAGCTATATATCGCGCTTATTGCTTACGACAACCCGGCTACCATTCGGGCCTCGTGGAGTGATCGCGACAATATTTTCCGCGACGACTATTTCGGCCTCATGCTCGACACCTATGGCGACGCTTCATGGGGCTATGAACTGTTCGTCAATCCGTTCGGCATACAAGGGGATTTGCGGATGCTGGCCAACGGCAATGAAGAGATCGGATTTGACCTGGTCTGGGAGTCGCGCGGCAAGGTGACCGACAGCGGCTATCAGGTGGAAATTGCAATTCCTTTCTCGAGCCTGCGCTTCCCCAACAAGCCGGAGCAGACCTGGCGCGCCAACTTCTGGCGAGACCATCAGCGTGACGTGCGCCGCAGATACGCTTGGGCCGCTCAGAAGCGCGGCGAGTCCTGCTTCATGTGTCAGTGGGGGACTCTGACCGGGATCAAGGATATAAGATCATCGACCAATCTCGACCTCCTGCCGGCCGTCGTGGCGTACCAATCCGGCGCTCTCAAGGACGGCGACGACCCCAGATCAACATTTCACAACGGCGATCCGGATGCCGAACTCGGCCTGAACGCGCGGTATGGACTCTCCTCCAATGCCTCGCTTGAGCTGGCCGTCAACCCCGACTTCAGCCAGGTGGAGTCCGATGCCACTCAGATCGATGTGAACACGGCCGATGCGCTCTTTTACGAAGAGCGCCGCCCCTTCTTTCAGGAGGGGAGCGACCTGTACAGCATGTGGGTTACCACCGTACATACCCGGACGATCGTCAATCCGGCCGTGGCCACCAAGTTCACGGCCAAGGTGGGTAGGACCAACGTCGGCTATTTCCTGGCCCGTGACGACAACGGGTTGGTCCTTATTCCGCGTGAAGAAGGAACATTCATCGGGGAAAACACTCGCAAGAGCACCACGCAGGTGCTCAGGGGTAAGCGGACGTTTGGGGACGATTCCTTTGTGGGCGCGATCTTCACCGACCGCCGCATGGAAGGGGACGGCAACAACACGGTGATGGGAGGGGACTTGGCCCTTCGCTTCACCCCGCACTATCGGATACAACTGTTGGGCTTGGCCAGCCGTACGACCGAGGGGACAGACACCCTGCTGACTGCCGGCGCCGGACAGAGAACCATTGAACGGGGACGCCACACCCTGGCCTATGATGGCGAGACCTATTGGGGGCATGCCGCCAAAGCAACTGTGGTCCGAAACGGCCGAACGTGGAACGCCAATATTTCGTATTTCGAATACAGTCCCACGTTCAGAGCGGACAACGGATTCATCACCCGCAACGACCGGCGCTGGGTGGAATCATCGCAGGGTTTGATCTTCCGTCCCAATCGGCCAGGGCTGCGGTGGATCGAATTCGGTTTAGATGCCGGTCGAGTCTGGAATTTCGACAACCTTCGCAAGGACGAGTGGCTGGTCCCGGTTATCAGTCTTAACACGTTTGGTTCGACCGAGTTCTGGATCAATTATCTGTTCAGTCGCGAGTTGTATCGCAACATCTGGTTTCCGGGTATCCGCCGACTGGAATTGGGATTCGATACCCGCTTCAGCGGCAAAGTCAGTTTTGGCTTCGAGGGAAACTATGGGCGTGAGATCGCGCGTGGCGGCCAGTTGATAACGCCGGTGCTGGGCAAGGGGGGCAGATTGGAATACTACGCTACCATGAAGCCGACCTCCCGACTGGCGCTGGAGCCGCAGTTCGAGTATTCGCATCTGGATTTCCCGGACAGCAGCCGGAACATCTACGATGTCTACGTCTTTCGAACCCGCGTTAACTACCAGTTCACTCGGGAATGGTTCCTGCGTCTGGTGATCGAACATGTGAATGCCAGGGAATTCGATGGTGTCGACAGCTACAGCAAAGACTCGTACCTTACCCTCGAGCCGCTGGTGAGCTACAAGCTGAATCCGTTTACGATTTTCTATGTCGGCTCAGCGCACAACTACTGGGACCAGGGGAAATCAGGTCATTACTATCGTACCTCACAGCACTTCTTCGCCAAACTTCAGTACCTGATCAGGGCATAGGCGTCGTTACATGGCACAGCAGATCGTTCAGGTGGATGCCTTCACGGACAAACCGTTTGCGGGCAATCCGGCCTGTGTTTGCATCTTAGACGGCCCCGCTGAAGAACGCTGGATGCAGTGGATCGCATCTGAGATGAATCTCTCCGAAACCGCCTTTCTATATCCACAGGGAGACGGCTTTCAGCTCCGCTGGTTCACCCCCAAGGCGGAAGTAGCCCTGTGTGGTCATGCAACACTGGCCAGCGCGCATGTCCTCTGGCAGGATGGTCACGCGAAGCCGGATCAGATCATTTCATTCTCGACGCTGAGCGGAATTCTCAAGGCGCGTCGTGACGGCAACTGGATCGAACTCGACTTTCCCACCAAGGTGGTCGCGCTAGTGGAACCGCCGGAGGGCCTGCTGGAGTCACTTGGCGTCACAGCGCGCTATGTCGGCAAGAACCAGTTTGATTATCTGGTCGAGGTTGATTCGGAGCAAATCGTCCGAGACCTTAAGCCGGACTTTGGGCTCCTTACTGCGCTGCCGGTCCGGGGCGCCATCGTCACCGCTAAATCATCATCGGCGCAATTCGATTTTGTTTCCCGGTTTTTTGCTCCTGCCGTTGGCGTCAACGAAGATCCGGTCACCGGCTCCGCACACTGCGCTCTGGGGCCATACTGGCAGGGACGACTGAACAAATCCGAATTTCTCGCTTATCAAGCGTCCGAGCGTGGCGGTGTCATGCGGGTACGCGTGGCCGGCGGTCGCGCCCTTCTCTCCGGCCAGGCCGTTACCGTCCTCCGGTGCGAGCTGATGGCTCACTAACCAAACTAGGCCATTAGGGAACCGTTACGGCCGGAGTGTCTATACTTTAGTCTAATCCCGGGAGTCCACCTGCAGAAAGTGATTTTCTAACCCCTTTGTGCTTGCTATAATATCAGAAGAAATAGTTTGGATCAGGTCCTCCGAAATGCTAGAGATAATTAACGTCGCAAGTGTACCACAAAGAAGCCCTTTTCGGTACCCCGGTGGGAAGACGTGGTTGATTCCGGCAATAAGACAGTGGCTCACTAGCCTAACGATTACTCCTACCTGTTTGGTGGAGCCATTTGCCGGAGGAGGGATTGTCGGTCTGACGGCGGCATTTGAGGGCCATGTAGATCGTGTACTGTTCGCGGAGATCGATCCTGATGTTGCCGCAGTCTGGAAGACTATGCTGAACGGTCAGGCTAAGTGGCTCGCCGACGAAATAGTCAGTTTCCAAATGACACACGATAATCTCGCTCGAAGACTGGCAATGGGAGGAAACGGCTCGCTTAGGGAGCGGGCTTTTGTGACAATTCTACGCAATCGAGTCAGCAGAGGTGGGATTTTGGCACCGGGAGCGGGGGTGGTCAAAAAAGGGGAAAATGGAAAAGGCTTGCTGTCAAGGTGGTACCCAGCGACCCTCAAAGCACGAATAGAAGCTATCGCAAGGATGCGCTATAAATTGGAGTTCATTGAGGGAGATGGTTTAGCTCTTCTTGAGAGTACTCGGTTTGAAAGAGGCACTGTCTTTTTCATCGACCCGCCTTACACCGCTGCAGGTAGAAGGCTCTACACATACAATGAAATAGATCATGAAGCGCTTTTCGACATTGCACGCCGACTAACCGGTGATTTTCTAATGACGTATGACAATAGTCTGGAAGTCCGGAAGTTAGCAGAGCGGTACCGGTTTGCGCTGCGTGAAGTGCCTATGAAGAGCACACATCACGAACAGAAGACGGAACTATTGATTGGCCGCGATCTCAACTGGCTGCCTGTTGGCGATCGATCTTTTGTCTAATCCGCTTCTCGAACTCGGTAAGCGATACGGCGGTTCCGCCAGTTAAGCCTTCCACTGCCCTCTCCAAAGTGCAATAATGTACTGAATCCAATTTGAGCTTAGCTCCCCTAACATCTTCGTCGAATCTCATGACTATCCAAGCTATATCCGCATTTGATATGTCAGCAACTCGGTCCATAGGGCCCATAGCCTTGAAGAATGAGCTATCAACTACCACTGCCATTTTCTTTCCCCATCGCCGCAGTGCAGGAACCTTGATCTGTAGCTGGGGCATGAGTCTTTTTGGCCCGCTACTGCGATAGTCTGGTCTCCGGTTGGCTGCAGGAAAAGGTAGATCGTGCTTATGCACCTTGGTTAAGGCAGCGAATTCACTCCTCATCGACGACCCGGAGAAATACACAGCCTGGATCTCCATTGCACACCACCTCAACGGCTCTGCGTGCGGGTCCACAAGGATCATGTCAATCCGACCAACATCGTCTGATTCACTGGTGTCGCTGGACGGATCACCGGGTATTCGCTCAAGAAACCCAACTTCCTTAACTAAGACCGGGTTAGGATTTCCGAGGATCATTTCGCCCACGATGGAAAAAACCATCCCTTCTTCTAGAAACCTATGTGGACAGGTGGTTCTCAGTTCGCCATCTGAACCGGTGGGTACGTGCACCACACCGGAAGTACTGTCCAATTCATAGAGTCTAATTGAACACACACCACCGTCTTTAGTACAGGAGGCTCCTCCCCGAGGCGGACATGACTGTAATGCACGTTGGGATTTCACCTTCAGTTGAAGTTGAGCAAGTTTCTTGCGCTCAGCTTCTGAAAGTTCGACATAGGATCGACCATACCACTCACCGATACCAAACCGCCGAACGATTTTCTTGGTCTTCTTGTCCGTTCTCATGTGTCATCTCTCAGCTGAAAGCCTCGTTGCGTGCTGCGTTCCCAATGCCCAACATCCGCATGTGACAACATCATGAACAAGAACCGATTCTGCCGACAATTTGTCCAGATAAATTTGTGAATTTGCAAAGCGCGACCATAATGTCCAAAGATAGTTGCGCCCTCCCCCATCCTTCGTATATTCGCTCCCACCCATGGACTGGCTGCTTGATGATCTCAATCCGGCGCAGCGCGAGGCTGTGCTCACCACCGATGGCCCCCTCCTGGTGATTGCTGGCGCCGGCTCCGGCAAAACCCGCGTGCTCACCCGACGGCTGGCTTATCTGCTGATGCAGCGTAAGGCGGAGCCTTATCAGATACTCGCTGTTACCTTCACCAACAAAGCGGCAGGGGAGATGCGCGAACGAGTTAACAAGCTCATGCAGACCGAAATTCCGGAACTCCAGGTCTCGACTTTCCACTCCTTTTGCGCCCGGTTCCTCAGGCGGGAGGCCGCGTCGCTCGGCTACGACTCCCAGTTCACTATCTTCGATGAGGATGATGCCCTCACTCTGGTCAGGAACAGCATCAAGGAACTCGGCATCAACGATAGCCAGTTTCCCGCCAAGGGGCAGTTGCGCAAAATCTCCGATGCCAAGAATGCGCTCGTAAGCGCCGAAGATTTCGCCTCGCGGGCACAGGGGTATTTCGAGTCTCGCACCGCCGCCATTTACTCGCTCTATCAAAAGCGATTGCGCGAATGCGACGGCATGGATTTCGACGACCTCCTGTTCAACACCGTCTCCATCCTCGAGCACAACACTGAAATTGGCGATAAGTACCGGCGCCGGTTTCGATACCTTCTGGTCGATGAGTACCAGGACACCAACCACGTCCAGTATCTGATGCTCAAACATCTGCTCGGCGAACACCAGAATATC encodes:
- a CDS encoding DUF5916 domain-containing protein gives rise to the protein MSGSRLHWIIMELLWLAVLLLLPRPGCAQGEFTPQFHPTLQVVPLNSEIRIDGDLSDSGWEHAAVAANFSETNPGDQIKPPVESKALITYDRNKLYIALIAYDNPATIRASWSDRDNIFRDDYFGLMLDTYGDASWGYELFVNPFGIQGDLRMLANGNEEIGFDLVWESRGKVTDSGYQVEIAIPFSSLRFPNKPEQTWRANFWRDHQRDVRRRYAWAAQKRGESCFMCQWGTLTGIKDIRSSTNLDLLPAVVAYQSGALKDGDDPRSTFHNGDPDAELGLNARYGLSSNASLELAVNPDFSQVESDATQIDVNTADALFYEERRPFFQEGSDLYSMWVTTVHTRTIVNPAVATKFTAKVGRTNVGYFLARDDNGLVLIPREEGTFIGENTRKSTTQVLRGKRTFGDDSFVGAIFTDRRMEGDGNNTVMGGDLALRFTPHYRIQLLGLASRTTEGTDTLLTAGAGQRTIERGRHTLAYDGETYWGHAAKATVVRNGRTWNANISYFEYSPTFRADNGFITRNDRRWVESSQGLIFRPNRPGLRWIEFGLDAGRVWNFDNLRKDEWLVPVISLNTFGSTEFWINYLFSRELYRNIWFPGIRRLELGFDTRFSGKVSFGFEGNYGREIARGGQLITPVLGKGGRLEYYATMKPTSRLALEPQFEYSHLDFPDSSRNIYDVYVFRTRVNYQFTREWFLRLVIEHVNAREFDGVDSYSKDSYLTLEPLVSYKLNPFTIFYVGSAHNYWDQGKSGHYYRTSQHFFAKLQYLIRA
- a CDS encoding PhzF family phenazine biosynthesis protein codes for the protein MAQQIVQVDAFTDKPFAGNPACVCILDGPAEERWMQWIASEMNLSETAFLYPQGDGFQLRWFTPKAEVALCGHATLASAHVLWQDGHAKPDQIISFSTLSGILKARRDGNWIELDFPTKVVALVEPPEGLLESLGVTARYVGKNQFDYLVEVDSEQIVRDLKPDFGLLTALPVRGAIVTAKSSSAQFDFVSRFFAPAVGVNEDPVTGSAHCALGPYWQGRLNKSEFLAYQASERGGVMRVRVAGGRALLSGQAVTVLRCELMAH
- a CDS encoding DNA adenine methylase encodes the protein MLEIINVASVPQRSPFRYPGGKTWLIPAIRQWLTSLTITPTCLVEPFAGGGIVGLTAAFEGHVDRVLFAEIDPDVAAVWKTMLNGQAKWLADEIVSFQMTHDNLARRLAMGGNGSLRERAFVTILRNRVSRGGILAPGAGVVKKGENGKGLLSRWYPATLKARIEAIARMRYKLEFIEGDGLALLESTRFERGTVFFIDPPYTAAGRRLYTYNEIDHEALFDIARRLTGDFLMTYDNSLEVRKLAERYRFALREVPMKSTHHEQKTELLIGRDLNWLPVGDRSFV
- a CDS encoding NotI family restriction endonuclease — encoded protein: MRTDKKTKKIVRRFGIGEWYGRSYVELSEAERKKLAQLQLKVKSQRALQSCPPRGGASCTKDGGVCSIRLYELDSTSGVVHVPTGSDGELRTTCPHRFLEEGMVFSIVGEMILGNPNPVLVKEVGFLERIPGDPSSDTSESDDVGRIDMILVDPHAEPLRWCAMEIQAVYFSGSSMRSEFAALTKVHKHDLPFPAANRRPDYRSSGPKRLMPQLQIKVPALRRWGKKMAVVVDSSFFKAMGPMDRVADISNADIAWIVMRFDEDVRGAKLKLDSVHYCTLERAVEGLTGGTAVSLTEFEKRIRQKIDRQQAAS